The genomic segment TGCTGCGCGGCATCGAAAAAAGCCCCGACGACAAACGCCGTAACGAAGTACGTGACGCCTGGCGCAAGACCGCTGAAGCCGCCATTCACGCGCTGGAGGCCGAGGAAGCCACGCCCCAGGATGCCGCACAGGCGGCGCTGGCCGCCGAGCTCAAGGCGCGGATCATGTCCGAGTATCGCCACCAGTTGGAGGTATTCAACGATTCTGCCGAAGCCCAGGCCCTGGCGTTTCAGATGGACTTGCTGGAGCGGCGTCTGCGCTTGAAGGCGCTGCGGGCGCAGCGCCTGGAATTGTATAGCCTTAGCCGTCATCACCAGATTGGTGATGACGTGTTGCGCGAAGTGCTGGGTGAACTGGATTTGAGTGAGGCAAACCTTGGTTCGGTGAAATGACGGCATTACCTGAAGACTGGTTATTTTGGATAAATCTTTTGAGCGAATGCTATATCCGCTGCGCTGAGTCTGGTGTTTAGGGTCTGCTCCCAGCCACCAAGGGTGTAATCGCTTGATACTGGATAGTGCATTACCGAGTGTCGATCATACGGGGTGTAACTTTGCTGGCTTTGGCGATCTGCAGGAAAAAGGTTGGCGTCAACCAGGGCCTTTGACCATCCAAATTTAAGTTTGTAAAGCGTGTATGTTTTTTCCTTGTTCCAAGGAATATTCGCATCGGGGTGTTGATGTTCGTGCATTAAGCCCAAAGCGTGCCCGAACTCATGAATCACAGTGTATTTAAAATAAGAAGAGGTGTGATCGGTGCCCAGGGTCATGGTGGTGTGATGAGGGCGAGCATTCAAGGCGTCCGTTCCGATGTGTGAACTTCCGGTGCCATCGCTAAGCGGCGACAAGTTGATTCTGATATCGCCCTCATATAATTCATCGTTGTCAGGAAGCTCGATAAAGTGGAAGTGAAGATTGACATGGGGTTGCCATGTGTTGATGCCATCCTTGACGGCCTGGACCAGCTCATCACCAAAATCGGGTATGGCAATTTTTAGTGTTCTACCTGGCTTCCAGTATTTCGTATGTGTGCCGACGGACCTTTTCTTGCGGTTGGATGGGGTGAGTGGCGCGTTGGCCGGGTTTTCGGTGATGGCGGCGTCATAAGAGGCGAGAATGTCCGCGGGGTGTTCGATAATACAAGGTCTTGTGGGGGTCATCAGTAACTTCCATGTTTTGAGACAGTGGGCCTTGGTGGCCGGTTGCGAATATTTAGATGCGTTGCTCTGCACCTTGTTTGATGCGCAGTGGTTGTTCGGTTTAAATGTTAGTTTGAAATGCTGCTGAATAAAGTTGAATTTGAATTCGTGATGTGTATGTGATGTTTGTGAGGGGCCAGACTGCATTGCACAGTCTGGTCCTTTTATTAACTTGGTGTTTACTGGGTTCGAGTGATAAAAGC from the Pseudomonas sp. N3-W genome contains:
- a CDS encoding M12 family metallopeptidase; its protein translation is MQSGPSQTSHTHHEFKFNFIQQHFKLTFKPNNHCASNKVQSNASKYSQPATKAHCLKTWKLLMTPTRPCIIEHPADILASYDAAITENPANAPLTPSNRKKRSVGTHTKYWKPGRTLKIAIPDFGDELVQAVKDGINTWQPHVNLHFHFIELPDNDELYEGDIRINLSPLSDGTGSSHIGTDALNARPHHTTMTLGTDHTSSYFKYTVIHEFGHALGLMHEHQHPDANIPWNKEKTYTLYKLKFGWSKALVDANLFPADRQSQQSYTPYDRHSVMHYPVSSDYTLGGWEQTLNTRLSAADIAFAQKIYPK